A portion of the Deinococcus peraridilitoris DSM 19664 genome contains these proteins:
- a CDS encoding NAD(P)H-dependent oxidoreductase subunit E — protein MSVHRIEICTDGLDHETREQLLEVVWSELRISPGMVSADGNFELLLSRCAEGQEEAPLVKLNGALFVRVTPDRLADLIRRRRR, from the coding sequence GTGAGCGTTCACCGTATCGAGATCTGTACTGACGGCCTCGACCACGAAACCCGCGAGCAACTGCTCGAGGTGGTCTGGAGCGAACTGCGCATTTCTCCGGGCATGGTATCGGCGGACGGGAACTTCGAACTGCTGCTGTCGCGCTGTGCCGAAGGGCAGGAAGAAGCGCCGTTGGTCAAGCTCAACGGGGCACTTTTCGTGCGTGTCACGCCGGATCGGCTCGCCGACCTGATCCGCCGCCGTCGCCGCTGA
- a CDS encoding ATP-dependent Clp protease ATP-binding subunit, which yields MNRYDDRARLVFHYAREEGNRLGHAMVGPEHLLLGLMREAGTAAQILGEFGATLEGLRRRVEEIIGRGEGSRLNDAPAITPRARRVMELASAEARSLGAQVTSTEHILLGIIREGDGVAYRILQDLTKDVDTIRWRILAHSDPKSQKPVHTPFLDEYGRDLTKQAREGKLDPVIGRAEEIRRVTQILSRRTKNNPVLIGDPGVGKTAIVEGLALAIHEKRVPPNLHGARLVSLDLSGVVAGTKYRGEFEERLRQIIEELRNAKVIAFIDELHTLVGAGGAEGTLDAANILKPALSRGEIQVIGATTTGEYHRYIEKDAALERRFQPVIVLEPSPSETLQILRGLRGRYEEHHGVLIPDAALELAVRIGERALPGRNFPDKAIDLIDEAASRVRLNLSLGVTVSEDDTGEPFVSRDDIESVINSMGGIYAEESAEKLGDLEDSLTDQVYGQPDAIKALSSALRRARVGLGGRTRVSASFLFVGPSGVGKTHLAKALARSLFGSERALIRIDMSEFQESHSVSKLIGSPPGYVGYEQGGRLTEAVRRQPFSVILLDEIEKAHPDVYNTFLQVLDDGRLTDGLGRTVDFRRTILIMTSNTGFNTGPGLGFSPVQIEDTQPLRQIFTPEFLDRLDDVIRFKSLGEEELVRVAAQLIEEMRDELAHRDLQVSFDPAIAKWLVGKLRARSAKHAIGSSRQLRTLVREEIEDPLALELVSGHEGTEVRVLLGQDKLRFERGKAAPPQILA from the coding sequence ATGAATCGATACGACGACCGCGCACGGCTCGTGTTTCACTATGCCCGCGAAGAGGGAAACCGCCTCGGCCACGCCATGGTCGGACCGGAGCACCTGCTGCTGGGATTGATGCGTGAAGCGGGTACGGCAGCACAGATTCTCGGCGAATTCGGAGCGACGCTCGAAGGCCTGCGCCGACGCGTCGAGGAAATTATCGGCCGCGGCGAGGGCTCGCGCCTCAACGACGCGCCGGCCATCACCCCACGGGCACGCCGTGTCATGGAGCTCGCGTCCGCCGAGGCACGCAGCCTGGGCGCCCAGGTGACCAGCACCGAGCACATCCTGCTGGGCATCATCCGCGAAGGCGACGGCGTGGCGTACCGTATCCTGCAGGACCTCACCAAGGACGTGGACACCATCCGCTGGCGCATTCTGGCGCACAGCGACCCCAAATCGCAGAAACCGGTGCACACCCCTTTTCTGGATGAATACGGGCGCGACCTGACCAAGCAGGCCCGTGAAGGCAAGCTCGATCCGGTCATCGGACGCGCCGAGGAAATCCGGCGTGTCACGCAGATCCTTTCACGCCGCACCAAGAACAACCCAGTCTTGATCGGCGATCCCGGCGTCGGAAAAACCGCCATCGTCGAGGGTCTGGCGCTCGCCATTCACGAGAAACGCGTGCCGCCCAACCTGCACGGCGCGCGTCTGGTCAGCCTGGACCTTTCCGGTGTGGTGGCCGGTACCAAGTACCGTGGTGAATTCGAGGAACGCCTGCGTCAGATCATCGAGGAGCTGCGCAACGCCAAGGTGATCGCCTTTATTGACGAGCTGCACACTCTGGTCGGGGCGGGCGGGGCCGAAGGCACCCTCGACGCCGCGAACATCCTCAAGCCAGCCCTTTCACGCGGCGAGATTCAGGTCATCGGTGCGACGACCACGGGCGAGTACCACCGCTACATCGAAAAGGACGCCGCGCTAGAGCGGCGCTTCCAGCCGGTGATCGTGCTGGAGCCTTCGCCCAGTGAAACACTGCAGATTCTGCGTGGTCTGCGAGGACGCTACGAGGAGCACCACGGCGTGCTGATCCCCGATGCGGCGCTGGAACTGGCGGTACGCATCGGCGAGCGGGCCTTGCCCGGACGCAATTTTCCCGACAAGGCCATCGACCTGATCGACGAAGCGGCCAGTCGTGTGCGGCTCAACCTCAGCCTCGGCGTGACCGTGTCCGAGGACGACACTGGCGAACCCTTCGTGTCACGCGATGACATCGAAAGCGTCATCAACTCGATGGGCGGCATCTACGCTGAGGAAAGCGCCGAGAAGCTGGGTGACCTCGAAGATTCGCTCACCGATCAGGTGTACGGGCAGCCCGACGCCATCAAGGCACTGTCGAGCGCCCTGCGGCGTGCGCGCGTCGGTCTGGGCGGCCGCACCCGCGTCTCTGCGAGCTTTCTGTTCGTGGGACCCAGCGGGGTTGGCAAGACCCACCTCGCCAAAGCGCTGGCGCGTTCACTGTTCGGTTCCGAGCGGGCCCTCATCCGCATCGACATGAGCGAGTTCCAGGAGTCGCACAGTGTTTCCAAGCTGATCGGGAGCCCTCCTGGTTACGTCGGGTACGAACAGGGTGGCCGCCTGACCGAAGCGGTACGCCGTCAGCCTTTCAGCGTGATCCTGCTCGACGAAATCGAGAAGGCACACCCCGACGTGTACAACACCTTCCTGCAGGTGCTCGACGACGGCCGCCTCACCGACGGACTCGGGCGCACAGTGGATTTCCGCCGCACCATTCTCATCATGACCTCGAACACCGGCTTCAACACCGGCCCCGGCCTCGGCTTCTCCCCGGTGCAAATCGAGGACACCCAGCCGCTGCGCCAGATCTTCACGCCCGAATTCCTCGACCGCCTTGACGACGTGATCCGCTTCAAGTCTCTCGGCGAGGAAGAGCTGGTGCGGGTCGCGGCGCAACTGATCGAGGAAATGCGCGACGAGCTCGCTCACCGTGACCTGCAGGTCAGCTTTGACCCTGCCATCGCCAAATGGCTGGTAGGCAAACTGCGTGCCCGCAGCG